One genomic window of Ilyobacter polytropus DSM 2926 includes the following:
- a CDS encoding trimeric intracellular cation channel family protein, translated as MIIEVLNTLGIVAFSVSGALKGEKHKLDIFGIVVLGVITAVGGGIIRDVVLNQVPDSIIQERDAYLAVFIAIVSYIVYHDKLEGKLSNIIKVSDAAGLAAFTVIGAQKGLGNDLGLLGVSIMATLTGVGGGVLRDMLVNEIPFILKEDVYAFLCLIGGGVYWGGIKLGFSEALMMNTVMISIFIIRIMAIMFNLQLPSKGRLKHADS; from the coding sequence ATGATTATAGAAGTATTGAACACCCTAGGGATAGTTGCATTTTCTGTCTCGGGAGCTTTAAAGGGTGAAAAACATAAACTGGACATATTTGGTATAGTAGTGCTAGGAGTGATAACGGCAGTTGGTGGCGGGATAATAAGAGATGTTGTACTTAATCAGGTTCCTGATTCCATAATCCAAGAAAGAGATGCGTATCTGGCAGTTTTTATTGCGATAGTTTCTTATATAGTCTACCATGACAAATTAGAGGGTAAACTTTCTAATATAATTAAAGTTTCAGATGCTGCAGGACTTGCAGCCTTTACTGTAATAGGAGCCCAAAAGGGCTTAGGGAATGACCTAGGACTTTTGGGAGTTTCTATAATGGCCACTCTCACTGGTGTTGGTGGAGGGGTTTTAAGGGATATGCTTGTAAATGAGATCCCATTTATACTAAAAGAAGATGTATATGCATTTTTATGTCTTATAGGAGGGGGAGTTTACTGGGGCGGAATAAAGCTAGGGTTTTCAGAGGCTCTTATGATGAATACAGTGATGATCTCAATTTTTATAATAAGAATTATGGCCATAATGTTTAATCTTCAACTTCCGTCAAAGGGGAGGTTGAAACATGCAGACAGTTGA
- a CDS encoding site-2 protease family protein has translation MKNFIKEFKYLNSNAPTSTKVIYGIIAGLLLLTMVKKLVVQPFTGVMIGILIFSVMLHEIAHGLAAYKNGDPTAKNAGRLTLNPIKHLDPLGTLLPIFLIATGATFVIGWAKPVPVNYRNLRDKKWGVFQVSVAGVLTNFILAFIGATMFKFMGPFLYEMNLIAAVSYLIRINLVLGIFNLIPIPPLDGSKVFSSLGSYRVKEIFYSMESYGFYIIIALAWFGLLWDIINPFYQLAVKLLNAYIN, from the coding sequence ATGAAGAATTTTATAAAAGAGTTTAAATATCTAAATTCCAATGCTCCGACTTCCACAAAGGTGATATACGGTATTATAGCCGGTCTTTTGCTTTTAACCATGGTCAAAAAATTAGTCGTCCAGCCCTTTACCGGGGTTATGATAGGTATACTTATTTTTTCTGTTATGCTTCATGAGATAGCCCATGGACTGGCAGCATATAAAAATGGTGATCCAACTGCAAAAAATGCAGGTCGGCTTACTCTAAATCCCATAAAACATTTAGATCCACTAGGGACTTTGCTTCCTATATTTCTAATTGCTACAGGGGCAACCTTTGTAATCGGATGGGCAAAACCTGTACCTGTAAATTACAGAAACCTCAGAGATAAAAAATGGGGAGTGTTTCAGGTATCTGTAGCAGGAGTTCTCACTAATTTTATCCTGGCTTTTATAGGGGCCACTATGTTCAAATTCATGGGGCCTTTCCTTTATGAGATGAATCTAATAGCTGCTGTAAGTTACCTCATAAGAATAAACTTGGTCTTGGGTATATTTAATCTGATTCCCATACCGCCTTTAGACGGATCTAAAGTGTTTTCTAGTCTCGGGAGCTACAGGGTCAAGGAGATTTTTTACAGTATGGAGTCCTATGGATTTTATATAATAATAGCTCTGGCATGGTTTGGATTGTTGTGGGATATAATAAATCCTTTTTACCAGCTTGCTGTAAAATTATTAAATGCTTATATTAACTAA
- a CDS encoding ComEC/Rec2 family competence protein has protein sequence METTYLAALELLIMSLAFCFFSLWIATAVTVFLVVSTFFMKNRSKLLLVIALLFVVRIFTGVDLGSYNKGENIVLKVNGGNNKIERINRKIPRKALYIYGNNLEDGKSEIKGILQNKIEKNNREYYQLEEVYTTPIPKGFVNRYLDEKISTLTREYSGDMAKFYRAVILGEKGNLSDKVKNMFSYTGTSHLIVISGLHIGVIIAIILFLTGKLPLQRELRYFISAVILTLYTVGVGLAPSVLRAYIMGMCYIGGELFYEKPDPKKSLSAAFVISLMINPVSVMELSFQMSFMAVVAIIFIYPKVEKKLNSSVRGGFIKKVLLFAAMSLTIQIFLTPIFLVYFRTIPILSFLVNLVAIPLGVLFVQNAFGALVLSVVGLGGILMPTVNLSYHILLKFIEITSNIPALSVNYYGIKKSGMIILLYSVIFGMAFLRGRWKGLSVIPLFILLFIDGPDPPEILDYKGIVYYREKPGILVSGKRISDRDIIFLRDNGVKAIEVLISTEKTDEKLKKILKVSEELILFEGDEVKLKTRTFINIKGKIVELERIEKTIQI, from the coding sequence ATGGAGACGACCTATCTTGCAGCTTTAGAATTATTGATAATGAGTCTGGCTTTTTGCTTTTTTTCCCTATGGATAGCAACTGCTGTAACCGTTTTTTTGGTTGTATCAACTTTTTTTATGAAAAACAGGTCAAAATTATTATTGGTTATTGCCTTGTTATTCGTGGTAAGAATTTTTACGGGAGTAGATCTTGGGAGTTATAATAAAGGTGAAAATATTGTCTTAAAAGTTAACGGCGGAAATAACAAAATTGAAAGAATAAACAGGAAGATTCCGAGAAAAGCTTTATATATTTACGGAAATAACCTCGAGGACGGGAAATCAGAGATAAAAGGGATACTGCAAAATAAAATTGAAAAAAACAACCGAGAGTATTATCAACTCGAAGAAGTTTACACGACACCTATACCCAAAGGTTTTGTTAACAGATATCTAGATGAAAAAATAAGTACTTTAACCAGAGAGTATTCAGGAGATATGGCAAAATTTTACAGGGCTGTAATTTTGGGAGAAAAAGGGAACCTTTCAGATAAGGTGAAAAATATGTTTTCTTATACAGGAACTTCACACCTTATAGTTATATCTGGTCTGCATATAGGGGTTATAATAGCAATAATATTATTTTTGACTGGAAAACTTCCTTTACAGAGAGAACTGAGGTATTTTATTTCTGCAGTGATACTGACCCTCTATACTGTAGGTGTAGGTTTGGCTCCTTCTGTCCTTCGTGCATATATAATGGGAATGTGTTATATCGGTGGGGAACTTTTTTATGAAAAACCAGATCCGAAAAAATCTCTTTCAGCTGCCTTTGTAATATCTCTGATGATAAATCCAGTATCAGTTATGGAATTATCTTTTCAGATGTCATTTATGGCTGTAGTTGCGATTATTTTCATCTATCCCAAGGTAGAGAAAAAATTAAATTCATCTGTCAGAGGCGGATTTATAAAAAAAGTTTTATTATTTGCCGCCATGAGTCTCACAATACAGATTTTTCTGACGCCTATATTTTTGGTGTATTTCAGAACTATTCCAATTTTGTCATTTCTTGTGAATTTGGTTGCCATTCCCCTAGGCGTTTTATTTGTCCAGAATGCCTTTGGAGCACTTGTACTTTCTGTTGTAGGACTAGGCGGGATTCTCATGCCCACTGTCAATCTGAGCTATCATATTTTGTTAAAATTCATAGAAATAACGTCAAATATACCTGCTCTTTCAGTGAATTATTACGGGATAAAGAAAAGTGGAATGATAATTTTACTTTATTCAGTTATTTTTGGAATGGCTTTTTTAAGAGGTAGATGGAAGGGATTGTCTGTGATTCCTTTATTTATACTACTGTTTATTGATGGACCGGATCCTCCTGAAATTCTGGATTATAAAGGGATAGTATATTACAGGGAAAAACCGGGAATTTTGGTTTCTGGGAAAAGGATAAGTGACAGAGATATTATATTTCTAAGGGATAACGGAGTAAAAGCTATAGAGGTTCTTATATCAACAGAAAAGACAGATGAAAAATTGAAAAAAATATTAAAGGTATCTGAAGAGTTAATACTCTTTGAAGGGGATGAGGTAAAACTTAAAACCAGAACATTCATAAACATCAAAGGCAAGATAGTTGAACTAGAAAGAATTGAAAAAACTATTCAGATATGA
- the dgt gene encoding dGTP triphosphohydrolase: MMNWEDLMKPTKFRPGKGEKKTALSEFKEDYSKIIFSSSFRRLKNKTQIHPLDSNDFIRTRLIHSLEVSTIASEVGGLVESGLIKRGKFPSEMKECMGSVLEAASLLHDVGNPPFGHYGEVIIQDFFTEFFEKKFNENIDFYGEKWSKAELNDFKKFEGNAQTLRVISRLQYIRDEYGLNLTFPTMASIIKYPRSSFEGNNPNMGISYKKFGYFQSEKEPFEKIVSELGIKIDGKARRHPLVFLLEASDDIAYLVADIEDAVKKGILTTEKVREVIEKYLDSENDKEREILESLGEAEVDCLYPDPREIKMQIFRVKIQKFMINETAKSFFNNYENIMRGTYEEELLDSSDAVHLKKAFREILSIIISDKDVIKLEISGDRILRVLLREFTDAVVSPKKDRIGSKEEKLYRLISSNYRFLKDRYPYKNKLYNELKLVTDFICGMTDSYALELYQSIMAIKF; encoded by the coding sequence ATGATGAACTGGGAAGATCTTATGAAACCAACTAAATTCCGACCTGGAAAAGGTGAGAAAAAAACTGCTCTCAGTGAGTTTAAAGAGGACTATTCGAAGATTATTTTTAGCTCATCTTTTAGAAGACTCAAAAATAAAACTCAGATTCACCCTTTAGACAGCAATGATTTCATAAGAACCAGGCTGATACACTCCCTTGAAGTTTCAACAATAGCAAGTGAAGTCGGTGGATTGGTGGAATCAGGACTTATCAAAAGAGGTAAGTTTCCATCTGAGATGAAAGAATGCATGGGAAGTGTTTTAGAGGCGGCCTCACTGCTTCATGATGTGGGAAATCCCCCCTTTGGGCATTATGGTGAAGTTATAATACAGGATTTTTTTACAGAGTTTTTTGAAAAAAAATTTAACGAGAATATAGATTTTTACGGAGAAAAATGGAGTAAAGCAGAATTAAATGACTTTAAGAAATTTGAAGGGAATGCTCAAACTTTGAGAGTTATAAGCCGACTGCAGTATATAAGAGATGAGTACGGTTTAAACCTTACATTCCCAACTATGGCATCTATAATAAAATATCCTAGGTCCTCCTTTGAGGGAAACAACCCGAATATGGGAATCAGCTATAAAAAATTTGGATATTTTCAGAGTGAAAAAGAACCCTTTGAAAAAATAGTATCGGAACTAGGCATAAAAATTGATGGAAAGGCAAGAAGGCATCCCCTTGTATTTTTATTGGAAGCATCTGACGATATAGCTTATCTGGTGGCAGATATAGAAGATGCAGTGAAAAAAGGTATACTAACTACAGAAAAGGTAAGGGAAGTAATTGAAAAATACTTAGACTCAGAAAACGATAAGGAAAGAGAGATATTGGAAAGTCTGGGGGAAGCAGAGGTAGACTGTCTTTATCCTGACCCTAGGGAGATAAAGATGCAGATATTCCGTGTGAAGATACAAAAGTTTATGATAAATGAAACGGCAAAATCTTTTTTTAACAACTATGAAAATATTATGAGAGGAACTTATGAAGAAGAACTTTTGGATTCTTCTGATGCAGTTCATCTGAAAAAAGCCTTTAGGGAGATTCTATCTATTATAATAAGTGATAAAGATGTTATTAAGCTTGAGATAAGTGGAGACAGAATACTGAGAGTTCTTTTGAGGGAGTTTACAGATGCTGTGGTGTCTCCGAAAAAAGACCGGATAGGAAGTAAGGAAGAGAAGCTCTACAGGCTTATATCAAGCAATTACAGATTTTTGAAGGACAGATATCCCTATAAAAATAAACTTTATAATGAGCTGAAGCTGGTTACAGATTTTATCTGCGGGATGACAGATTCTTATGCTTTAGAACTTTATCAGTCCATAATGGCCATAAAATTTTAG
- a CDS encoding MFS transporter: MEKRLPRSVQLFYGIGVSYAIVDQIFAQWVLYYYLPPENSGIKPLMAPILISLALVLSRFVDMVSDPLVGYLSDKSSSRWGRRIPFIAVGSIPLGISTVAFFYPVKGGGMDTFLYLSLVGSVFFIFYTIVGAPYNALIPEIGNTPEERLNLSTWQSVFRLVYTAIAMILPGILIKTLGKGDTETGIRMMVILLSTVSALGAYVTVFLVPEKKYSHGKVSKTTLGESFKILFHDKSFIYYLLGLLFFFVGFNILRASMNYYVEDVMGMGKGAITGAAAILFGTSALFFYPTNRMAKKVGYRILMLLALAALTILSLVLYNLGKAIPVSAGFYIFALMGIPVSGAAFIFPPAMLSEISTNISEKSGHKIEGMCFGIQGFFLKMAFLISIALLPIILVAGGGDIIQAIVTSPEGVSRSGVYTTALFSAGSFVISFIFYFLYKE; this comes from the coding sequence ATGGAAAAAAGATTACCGAGGAGTGTACAGTTATTTTATGGTATAGGGGTGAGCTATGCCATAGTAGATCAGATATTTGCTCAGTGGGTTTTATACTATTATCTTCCACCGGAAAATTCGGGAATAAAGCCTCTTATGGCCCCTATACTAATATCCCTAGCTTTAGTCCTGTCGAGATTTGTGGACATGGTTTCTGACCCTTTGGTAGGTTATCTGTCTGATAAGTCTAGCAGCAGGTGGGGGCGTAGAATTCCTTTTATAGCTGTGGGAAGCATCCCCTTGGGGATCTCCACAGTGGCGTTTTTTTACCCTGTAAAGGGAGGGGGAATGGATACTTTTCTCTATCTATCACTGGTAGGTTCTGTATTTTTTATTTTTTATACAATAGTAGGAGCTCCTTATAACGCCCTTATTCCAGAAATAGGTAATACTCCCGAAGAAAGGCTCAATCTTTCCACCTGGCAGTCAGTTTTTAGACTGGTTTATACGGCCATTGCCATGATACTTCCTGGAATACTTATAAAGACTTTGGGTAAAGGAGACACAGAGACAGGAATAAGAATGATGGTTATACTTCTAAGTACAGTTTCGGCATTGGGTGCCTATGTGACAGTTTTCCTGGTCCCTGAGAAAAAATATTCTCATGGAAAAGTGTCCAAAACAACTTTAGGGGAATCCTTTAAGATACTTTTTCACGATAAGTCCTTTATATACTATCTTTTAGGTTTGTTATTCTTTTTTGTCGGGTTTAATATCCTAAGGGCATCTATGAATTATTATGTGGAAGACGTTATGGGAATGGGGAAGGGAGCCATAACTGGGGCAGCGGCTATACTTTTTGGTACTTCTGCACTTTTCTTTTATCCCACCAACAGAATGGCCAAAAAAGTTGGGTACAGAATACTTATGCTCTTAGCTCTTGCTGCTTTGACGATACTCTCTCTTGTGCTTTATAATTTAGGTAAGGCCATACCGGTGAGTGCAGGTTTTTATATATTTGCACTTATGGGAATACCAGTTTCAGGTGCAGCTTTTATATTCCCGCCGGCTATGCTAAGTGAGATAAGTACTAATATAAGTGAAAAGAGTGGTCATAAAATAGAGGGGATGTGTTTTGGAATACAGGGATTTTTTCTGAAGATGGCTTTTCTTATATCTATAGCTTTACTCCCTATAATCCTTGTAGCAGGAGGGGGAGATATAATACAGGCTATAGTTACAAGTCCTGAGGGCGTCTCAAGATCAGGAGTCTACACTACCGCACTTTTTTCTGCAGGTTCCTTTGTGATTTCCTTTATATTTTATTTTCTTTATAAAGAGTAA
- a CDS encoding nucleotidyltransferase encodes MKATGVVVEYNPFHNGHRYHLEKAREKGIGDVVIAAMSGDFLQRGEPGIINRWKRAEMALRSGVDIVAELPAYYSNQSAEIFARGAVGVLGALGVSDIVFGSESGEIERLKNIASLEENDEFQIYLKEELGRGSSYPTSFAAAIEKITGEKGYMTPNDILGTEYVRSIAKLRLNINPIAIKREGTGYHSHDIKDDIASATAIRKMLEKEMEKIKNLVPEPVYEILSNEFRKKRCAWLHEFYPILRHEIILHKDSLEKIQDVEAGFENRLYEAALKNRDFEKFYGDIMTKRYTNARIQRILTHILLGLTVKITEKAKMGVPYVRILGFNQEGGRYLKSIRGKTGIEVFTTLKNVSKKLSGREKALLDFNERCSMIYTVIKEYEERKTPIIIK; translated from the coding sequence ATGAAGGCTACTGGAGTGGTTGTAGAATATAATCCCTTTCATAACGGACACAGATATCATCTGGAAAAAGCTAGGGAAAAGGGTATAGGGGATGTAGTAATAGCAGCTATGAGCGGGGACTTTCTTCAGAGAGGGGAACCAGGGATAATAAACAGATGGAAAAGAGCGGAGATGGCCCTTAGAAGCGGCGTGGATATAGTGGCAGAGCTACCTGCGTACTATTCCAATCAAAGTGCTGAGATCTTTGCCAGGGGAGCTGTAGGAGTCTTAGGGGCTCTTGGTGTAAGTGATATAGTTTTTGGATCTGAAAGCGGGGAGATAGAAAGGTTAAAAAACATAGCCTCTCTAGAAGAAAATGATGAGTTTCAGATTTATCTTAAAGAGGAGCTCGGCAGGGGGAGCTCATATCCCACATCTTTTGCGGCGGCAATAGAAAAGATAACAGGGGAAAAAGGATATATGACTCCCAATGATATACTAGGAACTGAATATGTGAGAAGTATAGCCAAACTGAGACTAAATATAAATCCCATTGCCATAAAAAGAGAGGGGACAGGGTACCATTCCCACGATATAAAGGATGATATTGCCAGTGCTACCGCCATAAGAAAGATGTTAGAAAAAGAGATGGAAAAAATAAAAAATCTGGTTCCGGAACCGGTGTATGAAATACTGAGCAATGAATTCAGAAAAAAAAGGTGTGCTTGGCTTCATGAATTTTATCCTATATTAAGGCATGAGATAATACTTCATAAAGATTCTCTAGAAAAGATACAGGATGTAGAAGCTGGTTTTGAAAACCGTTTATATGAGGCGGCACTTAAAAACAGGGATTTTGAAAAATTCTATGGGGATATAATGACAAAAAGATATACAAATGCAAGGATTCAGAGAATATTGACCCATATTCTTTTGGGATTAACTGTAAAGATAACAGAAAAGGCCAAAATGGGAGTTCCTTATGTACGGATATTGGGATTTAATCAAGAAGGAGGAAGATACCTCAAAAGTATAAGGGGGAAGACAGGTATAGAGGTCTTTACCACGTTAAAAAATGTGTCAAAAAAACTCTCTGGAAGAGAAAAAGCACTTTTAGATTTTAATGAAAGGTGCAGTATGATATACACTGTGATAAAAGAGTACGAGGAGAGAAAAACTCCGATTATTATAAAATAA
- a CDS encoding type III pantothenate kinase — MLLAFDIGNTHIVSGVLNDSGEVLLTFRVSSNEKLTEDEFFSYLRNITKFNNIDLLDVKGIIVSSVVPSLLTIFDFLGRKYFKIVPIVVDLSLKLPFTFADNLNPIGFGADRIIDITQALTLYPDRNLVIFDFGTATTYEVLVDGIYVGGGILPGIEMSINSLYGSTAKLPKVKFGKPDSVLGKDTVDQIKAGIFFGYAGQIKHLIKKIKEEVDNPYVIATGGLGRVLSGEIEEIDEYCSDLSVQGLFTIYHQNKTLS, encoded by the coding sequence ATGCTATTAGCTTTTGATATAGGAAACACCCACATCGTCTCAGGTGTTTTAAACGACAGCGGTGAAGTCCTTCTCACCTTCAGAGTTTCATCCAATGAAAAACTTACTGAAGATGAATTTTTTTCATACCTCAGAAATATCACAAAATTCAACAATATTGATCTCCTGGATGTAAAGGGTATAATCGTTTCATCGGTTGTTCCCAGTCTTTTGACAATATTCGACTTTTTAGGCAGGAAATATTTCAAGATAGTTCCTATCGTGGTAGATCTTTCACTGAAACTCCCATTTACCTTTGCCGATAACCTTAATCCCATAGGTTTTGGTGCTGACAGAATTATTGATATAACCCAGGCTCTCACTCTCTACCCAGACAGAAACCTGGTTATCTTTGATTTTGGTACTGCTACCACTTACGAGGTTCTCGTTGACGGAATCTATGTAGGAGGAGGTATCCTTCCTGGTATAGAGATGTCCATAAACTCCCTATACGGAAGTACTGCCAAACTTCCAAAGGTTAAATTCGGAAAACCCGATTCAGTTCTTGGTAAAGACACAGTAGATCAGATAAAAGCTGGAATATTCTTCGGATATGCAGGTCAGATAAAACATCTCATAAAAAAAATAAAAGAAGAAGTTGACAATCCTTATGTAATAGCAACAGGGGGATTAGGAAGAGTTCTTTCAGGTGAGATAGAAGAGATTGATGAATACTGCTCAGATTTAAGTGTCCAGGGTCTTTTTACAATTTATCACCAAAACAAAACACTATCATAA
- a CDS encoding serine hydrolase, with protein MQNEIVKIMKEYGDTVSVYAKNLSDNKVLVSHRCNKVFRSPTVMKIMVMVEALKEVEEGHNTLDDRIEIKETGISYLSLIRDLSISSYTLKDLIILMMTANDYTAINTLLNLFGLEKINNRIDKMGLLDTKVQRKMLDFYAIEKGKDNVTSIRDMSNILERIYNRSVFKYREISDFSVEMLKYQRVGRGVRNYIPEWESTYRSGEVGDFYHDIGIVFLENAHYILGVFVDDALDPLEALEIISRVKKAFLKNVSRKSDVS; from the coding sequence ATGCAAAATGAGATAGTAAAGATTATGAAGGAGTATGGTGATACTGTTTCTGTCTATGCAAAAAATCTCTCAGATAACAAGGTGTTGGTATCTCACAGGTGTAATAAGGTTTTTAGATCTCCCACAGTCATGAAAATAATGGTAATGGTAGAGGCCTTGAAAGAGGTGGAGGAAGGTCATAACACTTTAGATGACAGGATAGAGATAAAAGAGACAGGTATATCATATCTCAGCCTTATAAGGGATCTTTCCATAAGTTCTTATACACTGAAAGACCTTATAATTCTCATGATGACAGCCAATGATTATACTGCCATAAATACACTGCTTAATTTATTTGGTCTAGAGAAGATAAATAACAGGATAGATAAAATGGGTCTCTTAGACACAAAGGTTCAAAGAAAAATGCTTGATTTTTATGCGATTGAGAAGGGAAAGGATAATGTAACCAGCATAAGAGATATGTCTAATATTCTGGAAAGAATATACAATAGGTCTGTATTTAAATATAGAGAAATAAGTGATTTTTCAGTTGAAATGCTAAAATATCAAAGAGTTGGAAGAGGTGTTAGAAATTATATACCAGAATGGGAGAGTACATACAGAAGCGGAGAGGTGGGAGATTTTTACCACGATATTGGAATTGTATTTTTAGAAAACGCCCATTATATACTGGGAGTATTCGTAGACGATGCCTTAGATCCCCTAGAAGCTTTGGAAATAATTTCAAGGGTAAAAAAAGCCTTTCTGAAAAATGTTTCTCGAAAGTCTGATGTATCCTAG
- the rpsI gene encoding 30S ribosomal protein S9 — MMQYIGTGRRKTSVARVRLIPGGSGIEINGKTMAEYFGGREILSKIVEQPLVLTETLDKFTVKINVDGGGNAGQAGAIRHGISRALLSSDESLKKALREAGFLTRDSRMVERKKFGKKKARRSPQFSKR; from the coding sequence ATGATGCAATATATAGGAACTGGAAGAAGAAAAACTTCTGTAGCAAGAGTAAGACTTATCCCTGGTGGATCTGGAATAGAGATTAATGGTAAAACTATGGCAGAATATTTTGGTGGAAGAGAAATTCTTTCTAAAATTGTAGAACAGCCGCTAGTACTTACTGAGACTTTGGATAAATTTACAGTAAAAATAAATGTAGATGGTGGAGGAAATGCCGGACAAGCTGGAGCAATCAGACACGGTATATCAAGAGCTCTTCTTTCTTCTGACGAATCTTTAAAGAAAGCATTAAGAGAAGCTGGTTTCCTAACTAGAGACTCTAGAATGGTAGAAAGAAAGAAATTCGGTAAGAAAAAAGCAAGAAGATCACCACAGTTCTCAAAAAGATAA
- the rplM gene encoding 50S ribosomal protein L13, with the protein MNKYTVMQRKEDVIRDWYHYDAEGKILGRLAAEIAKKLMGKNKVTYTPHIDGGDFVIVTNMEKIAVTGKKLTDKMYYNHSGFPGGLRERRLEEVLAKKPEEALMLAVKRMLPNNKLGREQLTRLRVFVGAEHTHAAQKPETVEL; encoded by the coding sequence GTGAACAAGTACACTGTAATGCAAAGAAAAGAAGATGTAATAAGAGACTGGTATCACTACGATGCTGAGGGAAAAATTCTAGGTAGATTAGCTGCTGAAATAGCTAAGAAACTTATGGGTAAAAATAAAGTTACTTACACTCCACATATCGATGGAGGAGACTTCGTAATCGTAACTAACATGGAGAAAATTGCTGTAACTGGAAAGAAACTTACTGACAAAATGTATTATAACCATTCTGGATTCCCTGGAGGGCTAAGAGAGAGAAGACTTGAAGAAGTCTTAGCTAAAAAACCAGAAGAAGCTTTAATGCTAGCTGTAAAGAGAATGCTTCCAAATAACAAATTAGGAAGAGAGCAGTTAACAAGATTGAGAGTATTTGTTGGAGCTGAACACACTCACGCAGCACAAAAGCCAGAAACGGTAGAACTATAA